The Austwickia sp. genome includes a region encoding these proteins:
- the sufD gene encoding Fe-S cluster assembly protein SufD → MPIATDEASLRTDRPDNAVNAALVHRGPQANAPEQSRGDRRTSFDPADFPVPHGREEEWRFTPVDRLGTLLGDGAASGRVDVASELPDGVTLTTIPAEQARGLGIAAPGDRAAARAGTAPDGALHLAVAAEAEPAEPARLRLTGAGGAALGHLVLTVGRHARATVVLRHDGSAAYSQLLSVVAGDGADLTLISLQEWDDDAIHLAEHAVVVGRDARVRHIAVTLGGAIVRVATNTTYAGPGGSFEGLGLYFADDGQHLEHRLFVDHAQPRCTSNVVYKGALQGETAHTVWVGDVLIRASAEATDTYELNRNLVLTDGARADSVPNLEIETGEIVGAGHASATGRFDDEQLFYLMARGIPETEARRLVVRAFFAEIVQRIGLPEIGDRLMAAIEAELAASMGSSALPASTDADETDAATDDDAQEDQQ, encoded by the coding sequence ATGCCGATCGCGACAGACGAAGCGTCACTGCGCACCGACCGCCCGGACAACGCCGTCAACGCGGCGTTGGTCCATCGGGGTCCCCAGGCGAACGCGCCGGAGCAGTCCCGGGGCGATCGACGGACGTCGTTCGACCCCGCGGACTTCCCCGTGCCGCACGGCCGGGAGGAGGAGTGGCGGTTCACGCCGGTGGACCGGCTCGGCACGCTCCTCGGCGACGGTGCGGCCAGCGGACGCGTCGACGTCGCGAGTGAACTCCCGGACGGCGTCACGCTGACCACCATCCCCGCCGAACAGGCGCGCGGCCTGGGGATTGCCGCTCCGGGGGACCGCGCGGCGGCCCGAGCCGGCACCGCCCCGGACGGCGCCCTGCACCTCGCCGTCGCCGCCGAGGCGGAGCCGGCCGAGCCGGCCCGCCTCCGGCTCACCGGTGCCGGCGGCGCGGCCCTGGGCCACCTGGTTCTCACCGTCGGCCGCCACGCGCGCGCCACGGTGGTGCTGCGGCACGACGGCAGCGCGGCGTACTCCCAGCTGCTCTCCGTCGTCGCCGGCGACGGCGCCGACCTCACCCTCATCTCGCTGCAGGAATGGGACGACGACGCGATCCACCTCGCCGAGCACGCCGTGGTCGTCGGCCGTGACGCCCGGGTGCGGCACATCGCCGTGACGCTCGGCGGCGCGATCGTGCGGGTCGCGACGAACACGACGTACGCCGGTCCGGGCGGATCCTTCGAGGGACTCGGCCTGTACTTCGCCGACGACGGTCAGCACCTGGAACACCGGCTGTTCGTCGACCACGCGCAGCCCCGCTGCACGAGCAATGTGGTCTACAAGGGCGCCCTGCAGGGCGAGACGGCGCACACGGTCTGGGTCGGCGATGTGCTTATTCGAGCAAGCGCCGAGGCCACCGACACCTACGAGCTGAACCGCAACCTCGTCCTCACCGACGGCGCGCGCGCCGACTCCGTGCCCAACCTGGAGATCGAGACCGGCGAGATCGTCGGCGCCGGGCACGCCAGCGCGACCGGCCGCTTCGACGACGAGCAGCTCTTCTACCTGATGGCGCGTGGGATCCCGGAGACCGAGGCGCGCCGCCTGGTGGTGCGGGCCTTCTTCGCCGAGATCGTCCAACGGATTGGGCTGCCGGAGATCGGCGACCGGCTGATGGCGGCGATCGAGGCGGAGCTGGCGGCGTCGATGGGCTCGTCCGCCCTACCCGCGAGCACCGACGCCGACGAGACCGACGCGGCGACCGACGACGACGCGCAGGAGGACCAGCAGTGA
- the sufB gene encoding Fe-S cluster assembly protein SufB, with protein sequence MSIDELNPGLKDLGRYEYGWADPDVAGASARRGLDEDVVRDISGRKSEPEWMTKLRLKSLRLFDKKPMPHWGSDLSGIDFQNIKYFVKSTEKQATTWDELPEDIKATYDRLGIPEAEKQRLIAGVAAQYESEVVYHQIREDLEEKGVIFVDTDTGLREHEDIFREYFGSVIPPGDNKFAALNTAVWSGGSFIYVPPGVHVDIPLQAYFRINTENMGQFERTLIIADEGSYVHYVEGCTAPIYKSDSLHSAVVEIVVKKGARVRYTTIQNWSNNVYNLVTKRATCEAGATMEWVDGNIGSKVTMKYPAVFLMGEHARGETLSIAFAGEGQHQDAGAKMVHAAPHTSSSIVSKSVARGGGRTSYRGLVQIMDGAEGSRSTVRCDALLVDDISRSDTYPYVDVREDDVQMGHEATVSKVSDDQLFYLMSRGMSEEEAMAMIVRGFVEPIARELPMEYALELNRLIELQMEGAVG encoded by the coding sequence ATGAGCATCGACGAGCTCAACCCCGGACTGAAGGACCTCGGCCGTTACGAATACGGCTGGGCCGACCCCGACGTTGCCGGCGCCTCGGCGCGCCGCGGCCTCGACGAGGACGTTGTCCGCGATATCTCCGGCCGCAAGTCCGAGCCGGAGTGGATGACCAAGCTGCGGCTGAAGTCGCTGCGGCTGTTCGACAAGAAGCCGATGCCGCATTGGGGCAGCGACCTGTCGGGCATCGACTTCCAGAACATCAAGTACTTCGTGAAGTCCACGGAGAAGCAGGCCACCACCTGGGACGAGCTGCCCGAGGACATCAAGGCCACCTACGACCGGCTCGGCATCCCGGAAGCCGAAAAGCAGCGCCTCATTGCCGGCGTAGCCGCTCAATATGAGAGCGAGGTCGTCTACCACCAGATTCGCGAGGATCTGGAGGAGAAGGGCGTCATCTTCGTTGACACCGACACCGGGCTGCGCGAGCACGAGGACATCTTCCGCGAATACTTCGGCTCGGTGATCCCGCCCGGCGACAACAAGTTCGCCGCGCTCAACACCGCGGTCTGGTCTGGCGGCAGTTTCATCTACGTGCCCCCGGGCGTGCATGTCGACATTCCGCTGCAGGCCTACTTCCGGATCAACACCGAGAACATGGGCCAATTCGAGCGGACGCTGATCATCGCCGACGAAGGCTCCTACGTGCATTACGTCGAGGGCTGCACGGCGCCGATCTACAAGTCCGACAGCCTGCACTCCGCGGTCGTCGAGATCGTCGTGAAGAAGGGCGCCCGGGTGCGCTACACGACGATCCAGAACTGGTCGAACAACGTCTACAACCTCGTGACCAAGCGGGCGACCTGCGAGGCCGGCGCCACCATGGAATGGGTCGACGGCAACATCGGCTCGAAGGTGACGATGAAATACCCCGCCGTGTTCCTCATGGGCGAGCACGCGCGCGGCGAGACGCTCTCTATCGCGTTCGCGGGGGAGGGCCAGCACCAGGACGCCGGCGCCAAGATGGTGCACGCCGCGCCGCACACCTCGTCCTCGATCGTGAGCAAGTCGGTGGCGCGGGGCGGCGGCCGTACGTCGTACCGCGGCCTCGTCCAGATCATGGACGGCGCCGAGGGCTCCAGGAGCACGGTGCGCTGCGACGCCCTCCTGGTCGATGACATCTCGCGGAGCGACACCTACCCGTACGTCGACGTCCGCGAGGACGACGTCCAGATGGGCCACGAGGCCACGGTCTCCAAGGTCAGCGACGACCAGCTCTTCTACCTGATGTCGCGCGGGATGAGCGAGGAGGAGGCCATGGCGATGATCGTCCGCGGCTTCGTCGAGCCCATCGCCCGCGAACTGCCCATGGAATACGCCCTTGAGCTAAACCGCCTCATCGAGCTGCAGATGGAAGGAGCCGTCGGCTGA
- a CDS encoding HTH domain-containing protein, whose protein sequence is MEGTPGRAARGHDSKTRDLVLHAVVERGPITAAALAEEFGLTATAVRRHLDALEASGDIRLGPAESRKGPGRPARAYVAGDVTRAGDRAGLATEYDDVATQALRFLAEQAGPQAVAAFARQRVAGLEERYGAQVHAAGPDVMDRARALAKALAEDGFAATARPVGPMLPLTPVPTAGRGNMRVAVRPAASGEHSHVSTSGVQLCQGHCPVQHVAQEFPQFCEAETEAFARLLGVHVQRLATLAGGGHACTTYVPNAPTGTTSHEASHEPDHEPSHHDQDRHESQEGSHG, encoded by the coding sequence CTGGAGGGGACTCCCGGCCGGGCCGCGCGCGGACATGACTCGAAGACCCGTGACCTGGTGCTTCACGCGGTCGTCGAGCGCGGCCCGATCACCGCGGCGGCGCTGGCGGAGGAGTTCGGCCTGACGGCGACGGCGGTGCGGCGTCACCTCGACGCCCTGGAGGCCAGCGGCGACATCCGGCTCGGCCCGGCCGAATCGCGCAAGGGTCCGGGTCGACCGGCACGCGCCTACGTCGCCGGGGACGTCACGCGGGCCGGGGATCGAGCCGGCCTCGCGACGGAGTACGACGATGTCGCCACGCAGGCCCTGCGCTTCCTCGCCGAGCAGGCCGGCCCGCAGGCGGTCGCCGCGTTCGCCCGACAGCGGGTCGCGGGCCTGGAGGAGCGGTACGGCGCCCAGGTGCACGCGGCCGGTCCGGACGTTATGGACCGGGCCCGGGCGCTGGCCAAGGCGCTCGCCGAAGACGGCTTCGCCGCGACCGCCCGCCCCGTCGGGCCCATGCTCCCGCTCACACCGGTTCCCACCGCGGGCAGGGGCAACATGCGCGTCGCGGTCCGTCCCGCCGCCAGCGGCGAACACTCCCACGTGAGCACGAGCGGCGTGCAGCTGTGCCAGGGACACTGCCCGGTCCAGCACGTCGCGCAGGAGTTCCCGCAGTTCTGCGAGGCCGAGACCGAGGCCTTCGCCAGACTGCTCGGCGTCCACGTCCAGCGGTTGGCTACCCTCGCCGGGGGCGGGCACGCCTGCACGACGTACGTCCCGAATGCGCCCACCGGAACCACCTCGCACGAAGCCAGCCACGAGCCCGACCACGAACCCAGCCACCACGACCAAGACCGGCACGAATCCCAGGAAGGGAGCCACGGATGA